A part of Citrifermentans bremense genomic DNA contains:
- a CDS encoding lytic transglycosylase domain-containing protein, which produces MPCSSKQLLFAGLATVLALSCAPLAPARADIYRYEAPDGTLHFTDAPTDKRFKVFMRDIKKDKKLRTAFKLPGYARNPAEFEPIINSCSREFGVDSSLVKAVIHAESGYNPSAVSAKGAQGLMQLMPKTAQGLKVSDCFNPSDNIRGGVRYLRFLLDTFKGDESLALAAYNSGMGSVAKYGGIPPFKETQSYVAKVLSYRNNYK; this is translated from the coding sequence ATGCCCTGTAGTTCAAAGCAACTGCTTTTTGCGGGGTTGGCGACGGTGCTGGCGCTCTCATGCGCCCCCCTCGCCCCGGCCCGTGCCGACATATACCGTTACGAGGCTCCCGACGGGACCCTGCACTTCACCGATGCACCTACCGACAAGCGGTTCAAGGTGTTCATGAGGGACATAAAGAAGGACAAGAAGCTAAGGACCGCCTTCAAGCTCCCCGGCTACGCCAGGAACCCCGCAGAATTCGAGCCCATAATCAACTCCTGCTCCCGCGAGTTCGGCGTCGACAGCTCGCTGGTAAAAGCCGTGATCCACGCCGAATCGGGGTACAACCCCTCCGCCGTCTCCGCCAAGGGGGCCCAGGGGCTGATGCAGCTGATGCCCAAGACCGCCCAGGGGCTCAAGGTCTCGGACTGCTTCAACCCCTCCGACAACATCCGCGGCGGGGTGCGCTACCTGAGGTTCCTCCTGGACACCTTCAAGGGGGACGAGTCGCTGGCCCTGGCCGCCTACAACTCGGGGATGGGCTCCGTCGCCAAGTACGGCGGCATCCCCCCCTTCAAGGAAACCCAGAGTTACGTGGCGAAGGTTTTGAGTTACCGCAACAATTACAAATAG
- a CDS encoding chorismate mutase has protein sequence MTIDEIREEIDRLDSELLRIFNERASLALKIGEIKKGLDLPVYDPAREKRIFTRMSAENTGPLDDQAIVRLFERVVDESRRLERIKTVGDH, from the coding sequence ATGACCATAGACGAGATCAGGGAAGAGATAGACCGGCTGGACAGCGAGCTGCTGCGCATCTTCAACGAGCGGGCGTCGCTGGCCCTGAAAATCGGGGAAATCAAGAAGGGGCTCGATCTGCCGGTCTACGACCCTGCGCGGGAAAAGCGCATCTTCACCAGGATGAGCGCTGAAAACACCGGTCCCCTGGACGACCAGGCCATCGTGCGTCTCTTCGAGAGGGTGGTCGACGAGTCGCGCCGCCTGGAGCGCATCAAGACCGTTGGGGATCACTGA
- the pgsA gene encoding CDP-diacylglycerol--glycerol-3-phosphate 3-phosphatidyltransferase, with protein sequence MSSPPPAKIMNIPNILTMVRIAAIPILCILLLSPEREPCFWAAALFAAASVTDWLDGYLARRMGIVTVFGKFLDPIADKLIVMAALIMILPFDRVPAWMVLVILGREMIITGLRGIASTEGIVIPASNLGKFKTIFQLVAIIGLLLHYDYRWFFSIDHPLLVVNMHNVGMFYLWIATVITIWSGVDYLNKFVRVIAK encoded by the coding sequence ATGTCCTCCCCCCCCCCAGCGAAGATAATGAACATCCCCAACATCCTCACCATGGTGCGGATAGCGGCGATACCGATTCTGTGCATCCTGCTCCTGTCGCCGGAGCGCGAGCCCTGCTTCTGGGCCGCGGCCCTTTTCGCCGCGGCGTCGGTGACCGACTGGCTTGACGGCTACCTGGCCCGACGCATGGGGATCGTCACTGTGTTCGGGAAGTTTTTGGACCCGATCGCCGATAAGTTGATCGTCATGGCCGCACTGATCATGATCCTCCCATTCGACCGGGTTCCGGCCTGGATGGTGCTGGTGATCCTCGGGCGCGAGATGATCATCACCGGCCTGCGCGGCATCGCCTCCACCGAGGGGATCGTGATACCGGCGAGCAACCTGGGGAAGTTCAAGACCATCTTCCAGCTGGTCGCCATCATCGGCCTGTTGCTCCACTACGACTACCGCTGGTTCTTTTCCATCGACCACCCCCTCTTGGTGGTGAACATGCACAACGTCGGCATGTTCTATCTCTGGATTGCCACGGTGATAACTATCTGGTCCGGCGTCGACTATCTCAACAAGTTCGTCAGAGTGATAGCGAAGTAG
- the nadB gene encoding L-aspartate oxidase: protein MKVQSDFLVIGSGIAGLSFALQAAAHGTVALLAKRDIAETATNYAQGGIASVSSNEDSFDAHVQDTLVAGAGICHEDVVRLVVEEGPQVIANLIEWGVKFTKSTSGEAYDLTREGGHSQRRILHAADITGREIQRALVEAAHAHDNITIYENHAAIDLITESKVLKKKVDQDRCLGAHVLDVKAGVVKTFTSRITLLASGGAGKVYLYTCNPDIASGDGVAMAYRAGATIANMEFMQFHPTTLFHPNARSFLISEAVRGEGAILKRRDGTAFMERYHHLKDLAPRDIVARAIDNEMKTHGDDCVYLDIRHRGAEYITSRFPNIYQTCLDYGIDMTKEMIPVVPAAHYLCGGVAVDKNAETDVKHLYAIGEVAFTGLHGANRLASNSLLEAAVYAGRAFHHAVEVLKGGDFHSYPIPEWDSGTATNSDEMVVVSQNWDEIRRFMSNYVGIVRSDKRLARAMHRIELIQDEIEEYYWNFIVTSDLIELRNIATVAQLIVTCAQMRKESRGLNYNIDHPDVDDVNWKRDTFVKKQF from the coding sequence ATGAAGGTGCAAAGTGATTTTCTGGTCATTGGCAGCGGCATCGCGGGGCTTTCCTTCGCGCTGCAGGCGGCGGCTCACGGTACGGTCGCCCTGCTCGCCAAACGGGATATAGCGGAGACCGCTACTAACTATGCCCAGGGGGGGATCGCGTCGGTTTCCTCCAACGAGGACTCCTTCGACGCCCACGTGCAGGACACCCTGGTAGCGGGCGCCGGCATCTGCCACGAAGACGTGGTGCGCCTCGTGGTCGAGGAGGGGCCGCAGGTGATCGCGAACCTCATCGAATGGGGGGTCAAGTTCACCAAGAGCACCAGCGGCGAGGCCTACGACCTCACCCGCGAGGGGGGGCACAGCCAGCGGCGCATCCTGCACGCAGCCGACATCACCGGCCGCGAGATCCAGCGCGCGCTGGTCGAGGCGGCCCACGCCCACGACAACATCACCATCTACGAGAACCATGCTGCCATCGACCTGATCACCGAGTCGAAGGTGCTCAAGAAGAAGGTCGACCAGGACCGCTGCCTGGGTGCCCACGTCCTCGACGTGAAGGCAGGGGTCGTGAAGACCTTCACCTCCCGCATCACCCTTTTGGCCTCGGGAGGGGCGGGCAAGGTCTACCTTTATACCTGCAACCCCGACATCGCCAGCGGCGACGGGGTCGCCATGGCCTACCGCGCCGGCGCCACCATCGCCAACATGGAGTTCATGCAGTTTCACCCGACCACGCTATTCCACCCCAACGCGCGTTCCTTCCTGATCTCTGAGGCGGTGCGCGGCGAGGGGGCGATCCTCAAGCGCCGCGACGGCACCGCCTTCATGGAGCGCTACCACCACCTCAAAGACCTCGCCCCCCGCGACATCGTGGCCCGCGCCATCGACAACGAGATGAAGACCCACGGCGACGACTGTGTCTACCTCGACATCAGGCACCGCGGCGCCGAGTACATCACCTCCCGCTTCCCCAACATCTACCAGACCTGCCTCGACTACGGCATCGACATGACCAAGGAGATGATCCCGGTGGTCCCCGCGGCGCATTATCTGTGCGGCGGGGTGGCCGTCGACAAGAACGCCGAGACCGACGTGAAGCACCTCTACGCCATAGGCGAGGTCGCCTTCACCGGCCTGCACGGCGCCAACCGGCTCGCCAGCAACTCCCTTCTGGAGGCTGCGGTCTACGCCGGGCGCGCCTTCCACCACGCGGTCGAGGTCCTGAAGGGTGGGGACTTTCACTCCTACCCCATCCCCGAGTGGGACAGCGGCACCGCCACGAATTCCGACGAGATGGTCGTGGTCTCCCAGAACTGGGACGAGATCAGGCGCTTCATGTCGAACTACGTGGGGATCGTGAGAAGCGACAAGAGGCTTGCGCGCGCCATGCACCGCATCGAGCTTATCCAGGACGAGATCGAGGAATACTACTGGAACTTCATCGTCACCTCGGACCTGATCGAACTCAGGAACATCGCCACCGTGGCCCAGCTCATCGTCACCTGCGCCCAGATGAGGAAGGAGTCCCGCGGGCTCAACTACAACATCGACCATCCGGACGTGGACGACGTGAACTGGAAGCGCGACACCTTCGTGAAGAAGCAGTTCTGA